TTGGAGATTCGTTTTAGCACTTATTAGGCCCGAAACAAAAGATGCAAATTTTACTTGGGAAGAGTTTGAAAGGAGAATAAATAATGATTTGAATGATGCTATAGGCAACTTTATTCATAGAACTCTTGCTTTTATAAATTCTCATTTTGATGGTGTTATTCCAACACCTAGTAAACTTAAAGATCGAGATAGAATTTTTCAAGAAAAAATCATTGATTCTTCGAAGGTTGTAGGAGACCTCTTTGATAGAATTAGAATCAGAGACGCTTTAAATGCGATTATTGATCTTGCAAGATTGGGTAATCAATATTTTAGCGATAAGGAGCCTTGGCACAAAATGGATAAAGAGATTGAGGATGCTTCAACAACTCTCCATATTGCAACCCAGCTTGTACATTCATTATCTATTTTATTACAACCCTTCTTACCTTTTGTAGCCGAAGAAATCTGGAAACAATTAAACATGTCAGGAGAAGTTTTCTCACAAAGATGGGAAATGGCCAGTGAATTGAATGTGAAATCAGGTCATAGGATTGGCCAAATTAAGCCTTTATTCCATAAGGTAAAAGCTAGTGAAATCAAAGAGAAGCGAAAGGTTACTTAGTATTAGTAAAGGCTGTTATGAATTTGGCTAAATTATTGCCCCTAAAACTTGATATTCATATTCATACTATGAACTCGGGAGATTCAAGAATAATGCCAAAAGTGATCCCGGAAATAATAAAAAGTAGAGGATTAGACGGAATAGCACTTACTGAACATAATAAACTCTTTAAATACGATCTTCCGGGGATTATTGTTCTCCCAGGAATTGAGATATCAACCAAGCGCGGTCATTTATTAGCCCTTGGATTAGAAGAAAATATTAAAAGAGGAATGCCTATGGATAAGACTATAAGGGAGGTTAAACGACACGATGGCATCACAGTTATCGCCCATCCTTACAGTATTAGCGCTCGCGCCGATCTAAATAACATCAATATCAAACCTGACGCTATTGAAACATTAAACGCCCGAATTATGTTTTGCAATATATCTTCCAAGTTAGCAAAAAGAATGGCAAACCAACTTTTACTTCCAACTACTGGTGGAAGCGATTCACATATTAAAGATACAATTGGAGATGCTTATACTACAGTTTATACTAAATCAAGATCAATTGATGACATTCTTGAGGCTTTTAGAAAAGGAAATATAGAAGCTGGTGGAAGATGCTCGAGTCTGAAGAATAAAGCAAAAGGTAGAATAGGTTCTATTACAAGAAAAATTCGACATATATTATAATTAATCAATCGTTAATTTCTGATATTACTCTTGCTTCAAGATAACGGTCAGTAACATTTTCTATCTTAGCATGAACTTTTTTTCCAAGCAAATTCACTTTTTGATTTATTAGAACTTTTTTATAATTCTGCAATCTCCCTTCAAAATGGTCCTTTTTCAATTCTTTATTAATGTAGACGATTTGAATTGAATCCAAATATTCTGAATTTACATGCGAACTAATTTTTGAACACAAATTTGAAAGTCTTTTTGATCTCTCCTTAATTACATTGTTTGGAATCTGAGGAAGTTTACTCGCAATGGTTTTTGGTCTTGTAGCGAATTTAGAAATATTAACAATATCAGGTCTAGCTTTATTAACGAATTCAATGGATCGATTAAAGTCAACATCACTTTCTGTGGGAAATCCGACTATTACGTCAGTTGCAATAGTTATATCGGAGAATGATTTTCTGAATCTTTTAATTAATTTTTCTACTTCTGATACTTTATATTGCCTGTTCATTAATTCTAGAACACGGTCTGATCCTGATTGTATTGGAACGTGAAGAAATTTGTAAATTTTATTATTTTTATAGATTGATACAAGCTCTTCAATCATTTCTTTTGCATAATTGGGATTCATCATACCTAATCTGATTCTAAAATCTCCTTTTATTTCGATTAAATCTGTAAGTAAATCAGTTAGTTTTAATCCGATATCTTTGCCATAGGATCCCGTATCTTGACCAGTAATCCAAATTTCTGTTACTCCTTCAGAAATTGCTCTATTTACTTCCTCTGTTATGTTTTCTATAGGGAAAGAAGACAATCTACCTCGTGCAAATCTTGTGCAACAATATGCGCAATCTCCTAGGCACCCTTCTGAAATTGGAACTATCTTTATTAAATTATTTATTCTCTCTTCAGGTAGACTAACTTTTATAGGCGTTTTTTCTGAGAAAAATTTTGCACCATAATGGCCTTTTTTTATATAATCAAGCGC
This sequence is a window from Candidatus Bathyarchaeota archaeon. Protein-coding genes within it:
- a CDS encoding CehA/McbA family metallohydrolase, coding for MNLAKLLPLKLDIHIHTMNSGDSRIMPKVIPEIIKSRGLDGIALTEHNKLFKYDLPGIIVLPGIEISTKRGHLLALGLEENIKRGMPMDKTIREVKRHDGITVIAHPYSISARADLNNINIKPDAIETLNARIMFCNISSKLAKRMANQLLLPTTGGSDSHIKDTIGDAYTTVYTKSRSIDDILEAFRKGNIEAGGRCSSLKNKAKGRIGSITRKIRHIL
- a CDS encoding tRNA (N(6)-L-threonylcarbamoyladenosine(37)-C(2))-methylthiotransferase, whose translation is MQKSLIEDSKSIERIYLENYGCSANTHDLEIILGYLSNYGYIIENMPEKSDIIIINTCGVKKPTEDRIINRLKTLGKLNIPIIITGCLPKINLSAIKSSIPNYAAILDPYSVDNIIQALDYIKKGHYGAKFFSEKTPIKVSLPEERINNLIKIVPISEGCLGDCAYCCTRFARGRLSSFPIENITEEVNRAISEGVTEIWITGQDTGSYGKDIGLKLTDLLTDLIEIKGDFRIRLGMMNPNYAKEMIEELVSIYKNNKIYKFLHVPIQSGSDRVLELMNRQYKVSEVEKLIKRFRKSFSDITIATDVIVGFPTESDVDFNRSIEFVNKARPDIVNISKFATRPKTIASKLPQIPNNVIKERSKRLSNLCSKISSHVNSEYLDSIQIVYINKELKKDHFEGRLQNYKKVLINQKVNLLGKKVHAKIENVTDRYLEARVISEIND